The following are from one region of the Paraglaciecola sp. L1A13 genome:
- the fkpA gene encoding FKBP-type peptidyl-prolyl cis-trans isomerase → MKKTAIAILITSAIGLTACGQQNTDLLKVEEQKLDTEAQQQAYAMGASVGQFIEQKMAEQQALDVNLDKDLVVKGFVAALQGQSQLEMKEIQTLTLAMEASSREKQQAISDAKAETNVADGEKFLAENAEREEVTVTDSGLQYEVLTEGEGVSPTAEDTVTVHYKGTLLDGTEFDSSYTRGEPATFPLARVIPGWTEGVQLMKVGSKFKFFIPSELAYGERATGKITPNSTLVFEVELLDVASAEEASE, encoded by the coding sequence TCAGCCATTGGCCTTACCGCCTGTGGTCAACAAAACACGGATTTATTAAAAGTTGAAGAGCAAAAGCTTGATACCGAAGCACAGCAACAAGCTTATGCTATGGGTGCGAGCGTGGGTCAGTTTATTGAGCAGAAAATGGCAGAACAACAAGCATTAGACGTTAACCTTGATAAAGATTTAGTGGTTAAAGGTTTTGTTGCTGCCCTGCAAGGACAATCACAGCTTGAGATGAAAGAAATTCAAACGCTTACTTTAGCCATGGAAGCCTCTTCTCGCGAAAAGCAACAAGCCATTTCTGATGCAAAAGCTGAAACCAATGTTGCCGACGGGGAAAAATTCTTGGCTGAAAATGCCGAGCGTGAAGAAGTGACAGTAACCGATTCAGGTTTACAGTATGAAGTGCTAACAGAAGGTGAAGGTGTTTCTCCTACGGCCGAAGACACGGTAACTGTGCATTACAAAGGAACGTTACTTGATGGGACTGAGTTTGACTCGTCTTATACCCGTGGCGAGCCTGCAACGTTCCCATTAGCTCGCGTCATTCCAGGTTGGACTGAAGGCGTTCAATTGATGAAAGTTGGCTCTAAATTCAAATTCTTTATCCCATCTGAATTAGCCTACGGTGAGCGCGCAACAGGTAAAATCACACCTAATTCAACTTTAGTGTTTGAAGTTGAATTATTAGATGTAGCTTCAGCTGAAGAAGCTAGCGAATAA